Proteins encoded by one window of Pseudorca crassidens isolate mPseCra1 chromosome 3, mPseCra1.hap1, whole genome shotgun sequence:
- the RAD1 gene encoding cell cycle checkpoint protein RAD1 has translation MPLLTQQIPDENDYSLVASLDNVRNLSTILKAIHFREHATCFATKNGIKVTVENAKCVQANAFIQAGIFQEFRVQEESVTFRINLNILLDCLSIFGSSPMPGTLTALRMCYQGYGYPLMLFLEEGGVVTVCKINTQEPEETLDFDFCSTNVINKIILQSEGLREAFSELDMTSEVLQITMSPDKPYFRLSTFGNAGSSHLDYPKDSDLMESFHCNQTQVSRYKISLLKPSTKALVLSCKVSIRTDNRGFLSLQYMIRNEDGQICFVEYYCCPDEEVPES, from the exons ATGCCCCTCCTAACCCAGCAGATCCCAGATGAGAATGATTACAGCTTAGTGGCTAGCCTTGACAACGTCAGGAATCTCTCCACTATCTTGAAGGCCATTCATTTCCGAGAACATGCCACGTGTTTCGCTACTAAAAATGGAATCAAGGTTACAGTGGAAAACGCAAAGTGTGTGCAAGCAAATGCTTTTATTCAG GCTGGAATATTTCAAGAGTTTAGAGTTCAAGAAGAGTCTGTTACTTTTCGAATTAATTTAAACATCCTTTTAgactgtttatctatttttggatCAAGCCCTATGCCAG GGACTTTAACTGCACTTAGGATGTGTTACCAAGGTTATGGTTACCCTTTGATGCTATTTCTGGAAGAAGGAGGAGTGGTGACAGTCTGTAAAATCAACACTCAGGAGCCCGAGGAGACTCTGGATTTTGATTTCTGCAGCACCAATGtcattaataaaattattctgcAGTCAGAGGGACTCCGTGAAGCATTTTCCGAATTGGATATGACAAGTGAGGTCCTACAGATCACCATGTCTCCAGATAAACCTTATTTCAG GTTATCTACTTTTGGGAATGCAGGAAGCTCCCACCTTGACTATCCCAAAGATTCTGATTTGATGGAATCATTTCACTGTAATCAGACCCAGGTCAGCAG aTACAAGATTTCTTTACTGAAACCCTCTACAAAGGCATTAGTCCTATCTTGTAAGGTATCTATTCGAACAGATAACCGAGGATTCCTCTCACTACAGTATATGATTAGAAATGAAGATGGACAAATATGTTTTGTGGAATATTACTGCTGTCCTGATGAAGAAGTTCCTGAGTCTTAG